One Nitrospirota bacterium genomic window carries:
- a CDS encoding site-specific DNA-methyltransferase encodes MKKNIIYNDDCIKCLNHEIDENSIDLIFADPPYNLSGNALKWKGNKTGGDWYMVNEHWDKMTAPDYLQFTRKWIAGCHSVLKETGSIYIACSYHNIAELIIVLKQLDFKINNIITWYKTNAMPNMTKRVFTHSTEFVVWAVKGSGWTFNYEKIKAINPEKQKNGEEKQMRDLWEMPLVQGKERARGEDGKALHPTQKPEEMLKRIILASSNENDIVLDPFLGSGTTAVVAQKYGRNWIGIEKEPQYVRIAEKRLRGEHT; translated from the coding sequence ATGAAAAAAAATATAATTTACAATGACGATTGTATAAAATGTTTAAATCATGAAATTGATGAAAACTCAATTGATCTTATTTTTGCCGATCCGCCTTATAACCTTTCCGGTAACGCTTTGAAATGGAAAGGGAATAAAACCGGAGGAGATTGGTACATGGTCAATGAACACTGGGACAAGATGACAGCACCCGACTATTTGCAGTTTACCAGAAAATGGATTGCTGGCTGTCATAGCGTCTTGAAAGAAACGGGGTCAATTTATATTGCGTGTAGTTACCACAATATAGCAGAATTAATAATTGTTTTAAAACAACTCGATTTTAAGATAAACAATATCATCACATGGTATAAGACAAACGCAATGCCAAATATGACAAAACGTGTCTTTACCCATTCAACTGAATTTGTTGTTTGGGCAGTTAAAGGCTCCGGGTGGACTTTTAATTATGAAAAAATAAAGGCAATTAATCCGGAAAAACAAAAAAATGGGGAAGAGAAGCAAATGCGTGATTTATGGGAAATGCCGTTGGTTCAGGGCAAAGAACGAGCAAGAGGCGAAGACGGAAAAGCCTTGCATCCAACGCAAAAACCAGAAGAGATGTTAAAAAGGATCATTTTAGCAAGCTCAAATGAGAATGATATTGTCTTGGACCCATTTTTGGGAAGTGGAACAACTGCTGTTGTAGCTCAAAAATATGGCCGGAACTGGATTGGAATCGAGAAAGAACCGCAATATGTGAGGATCGCTGAAAAAAGATTAAGGGGAGAACACACTTAA
- a CDS encoding YifB family Mg chelatase-like AAA ATPase: MLSKIISSTVIGIDAYIVEVEVDIASKGFPVFSIVGLPDMAVKESKERVRAALKNIGFSFPLKRITVNLAPADLKKEGASFDLAIAIGIMAAEGAIPAEKLNDYILTGELSLDGSIKPVKGSLSVSIKSRELNYKGVILPAENAPEAAIVDGVSVYGMKSLSGVVDFLNGQELSSYPTVDLAAMDNSGFLYEEDFQDVKGQEHAKRALEVAASGGHNIIMMGPPGSGKTMLARRIPSILPPMTVTEVIEATQIYSVAGLLRDKQPLVATRPFRSPHHTISDAALIGGGHIPRPGEVSLSHHGVLFLDELPEFKRNVIEALRQPMEDGEITVSRVASTINLPARFMLVASMNPCPCGRFGDSRQPCSCSPPQIHKYRARISGPLLDRFDIHIEVPAVPYKDLSSNYSGEKSDQIRKRITEARKIQLERFAHDKIFSNAQMKTRQIKKYCTLNDSATELLDMAMQRLALSARAYSRIIKLSRTIADLDASSEIKAHHVSEAIQYRALDRSVH, translated from the coding sequence ATGTTGTCAAAGATAATCAGCAGTACGGTGATAGGGATAGATGCCTATATTGTGGAGGTGGAGGTAGACATAGCGTCAAAGGGTTTTCCGGTCTTTTCGATAGTAGGGCTTCCCGATATGGCGGTTAAAGAAAGTAAGGAGCGGGTGAGAGCGGCACTTAAAAATATCGGATTTTCGTTTCCGCTTAAGAGAATCACGGTTAACCTTGCTCCCGCCGATCTGAAAAAAGAGGGCGCCTCGTTTGATCTTGCTATTGCTATTGGTATTATGGCAGCCGAGGGCGCCATCCCCGCAGAAAAATTAAATGATTACATCCTGACCGGAGAGCTTTCGCTTGATGGCAGCATAAAACCCGTAAAGGGGAGTCTGTCGGTTTCAATTAAGTCAAGGGAGTTAAACTATAAAGGGGTAATTCTGCCTGCGGAAAATGCACCAGAGGCGGCAATTGTTGACGGTGTGTCGGTCTATGGAATGAAGAGTCTTAGCGGTGTTGTTGATTTCTTAAATGGCCAGGAACTTTCAAGTTATCCAACTGTAGATTTGGCGGCAATGGATAATAGCGGATTTTTGTATGAAGAAGACTTTCAAGATGTAAAGGGTCAGGAACACGCCAAACGTGCGCTTGAGGTAGCGGCCTCAGGCGGCCATAACATCATAATGATGGGGCCTCCGGGCTCTGGTAAAACCATGCTGGCACGCAGAATTCCATCAATCCTCCCCCCCATGACAGTTACCGAGGTAATTGAGGCAACACAAATCTACAGTGTGGCAGGCCTTCTGAGAGATAAACAACCCCTTGTAGCAACTAGACCGTTTCGCTCCCCTCATCACACAATATCTGATGCCGCACTGATTGGAGGCGGACACATTCCCCGTCCCGGTGAGGTCTCACTGTCTCATCACGGCGTATTGTTTTTGGATGAGCTGCCGGAGTTTAAAAGAAACGTTATCGAGGCTCTCAGGCAACCCATGGAAGACGGCGAGATAACCGTCTCCCGCGTAGCCTCCACAATTAATCTACCTGCCCGATTTATGCTTGTAGCCTCTATGAATCCTTGTCCATGCGGAAGATTTGGCGACTCCCGCCAACCCTGTTCGTGCTCTCCCCCGCAAATCCATAAGTACAGGGCAAGAATATCCGGCCCCCTTCTGGACAGATTTGATATACACATCGAGGTGCCGGCTGTGCCGTATAAGGACTTATCGTCTAACTATTCGGGTGAGAAATCAGATCAAATCAGAAAACGCATAACAGAGGCCAGAAAAATTCAGTTAGAGCGGTTTGCACACGACAAGATATTTTCTAACGCTCAAATGAAGACCCGCCAAATAAAAAAATACTGCACCCTTAACGACTCTGCCACAGAGCTTCTTGATATGGCCATGCAGCGCCTTGCGCTTTCCGCCAGAGCATACTCAAGAATCATAAAACTCTCACGGACAATTGCCGACCTTGATGCCTCATCGGAAATAAAAGCCCACCACGTCTCGGAGGCTATTCAGTACAGAGCCCTCGACAGATCTGTACATTAA
- a CDS encoding glycosyltransferase family 39 protein translates to MSIDKPNSGIVFFLKREYVLILPVVAGCFLRLYMITEQIIADDEWHGIHAIFTFSYHHIFSHFGFCDYCIPLAAYYKFMAENFFLSEMVVRTPELFFGIISLVIFPLVVRNLINRRVGNVFACFLAISPIHIFYSRYARPYVIVVFFSFLGLIAFYKWLHGGRDKRWLWTYIVCAIIGPYFHLTVLPVLFAPLCILVGDKLIYKNDIPVKEIIKLFVIVLAALGILLSLPVVVGMSDLSGKLGHDRVSLDTVYETFKLFIGVYNYWILYLALPLIIAGILSIVKFPKKFLLYLSILFVLQLVFSIFSNSSNISIPMVLARYCLSLQPFVILLLSAGFIAFYDFIKNITKSRIFSYMVSFTVFALFVFFYPLKNIYYFPNNWTNHPKFQAYYGDTNPEYSLHPEKIPKFYYQLATLPKGNITILEVPWYYEWSCNTNYTNYQFIHGQYVMIGFVGGLYAWTRSGELPVLKKGIAFRHFYHVSLYKSLPSKIKYVVFHKNLQKETGYPVEYIDVTPWIKTYTDVFGKPVYEDSLIVVFDVLS, encoded by the coding sequence ATGTCTATAGATAAACCCAATAGCGGAATTGTTTTTTTCTTAAAACGAGAATACGTTTTAATACTTCCTGTTGTTGCAGGATGTTTCCTTCGTTTATACATGATAACTGAGCAAATCATTGCCGATGATGAGTGGCATGGAATTCATGCTATTTTTACGTTTAGTTACCACCATATATTCTCTCATTTTGGATTCTGCGACTACTGCATTCCTCTTGCCGCATATTATAAATTTATGGCTGAAAACTTTTTTCTTTCTGAAATGGTAGTGCGCACTCCTGAGTTGTTTTTTGGCATTATCTCGCTTGTTATTTTTCCTCTTGTTGTACGCAATCTTATAAACCGCAGGGTTGGAAATGTTTTTGCCTGTTTTTTAGCAATATCTCCTATACATATCTTCTACAGCCGGTATGCCAGGCCTTATGTTATTGTCGTGTTTTTTTCGTTTTTAGGTCTTATCGCTTTCTATAAGTGGCTGCACGGCGGCAGGGACAAACGATGGTTATGGACGTACATTGTTTGTGCCATTATTGGCCCGTATTTTCACCTTACGGTTTTGCCTGTTTTGTTTGCACCATTGTGTATTTTGGTAGGAGATAAATTGATATATAAAAACGACATCCCTGTTAAAGAAATAATTAAATTGTTTGTTATTGTGTTAGCAGCTCTGGGCATATTGTTATCGTTACCTGTAGTAGTAGGAATGAGTGATCTTAGTGGGAAATTAGGGCATGACAGGGTATCGCTTGATACTGTTTATGAAACATTTAAGTTATTCATAGGGGTTTATAATTATTGGATACTTTATTTGGCTTTACCGTTAATAATTGCTGGAATACTGTCAATTGTAAAATTTCCGAAAAAATTCCTGCTCTATCTGTCTATTTTGTTTGTTTTGCAGTTAGTTTTCAGTATTTTTTCCAATTCCAGCAATATTTCGATACCAATGGTACTTGCCAGATACTGTCTGTCTTTGCAACCTTTTGTTATCTTGTTACTTTCTGCAGGATTTATCGCTTTTTACGATTTTATCAAAAATATCACAAAATCCAGGATATTTTCTTATATGGTTTCCTTTACGGTTTTTGCTTTGTTTGTTTTTTTTTATCCATTAAAAAACATTTATTACTTTCCTAATAACTGGACAAATCATCCTAAATTTCAGGCTTATTATGGCGATACAAACCCTGAGTACAGTTTACATCCCGAAAAAATTCCAAAGTTTTATTATCAGTTGGCAACACTACCTAAAGGCAACATAACTATCTTAGAAGTTCCATGGTACTATGAATGGAGCTGTAACACTAACTATACTAACTATCAGTTCATACATGGCCAATATGTTATGATAGGGTTTGTTGGCGGCCTCTATGCTTGGACACGATCGGGTGAGCTTCCAGTTCTAAAAAAAGGAATTGCCTTCAGGCATTTTTATCATGTAAGCCTTTATAAATCATTACCCTCAAAAATAAAATACGTAGTATTTCATAAAAATCTTCAAAAAGAGACAGGATATCCCGTAGAGTATATAGATGTTACGCCGTGGATTAAAACTTATACCGACGTGTTTGGTAAACCGGTTTATGAAGACAGTTTGATTGTAGTTTTTGACGTGTTATCCTAA